One stretch of Acholeplasma laidlawii PG-8A DNA includes these proteins:
- a CDS encoding LytTR family DNA-binding domain-containing protein encodes MMIKVLIDKSDLSLITDDLESSSLDITNHDDGSITLLVDDTSLEVLESILRKVTISRQAFIFETSDGWVKLFIREIIYIESFGVEIIVHTTKRGKIYINQPLYQLEGLLQSYQIIRIAKSFLVNLEKILYIRPKLNAKLELELVNGLKIDVSRSYVKPFKDALGIGG; translated from the coding sequence ATGATGATTAAAGTCTTAATTGATAAATCTGATTTGAGCCTTATAACAGATGATCTAGAATCATCTAGTTTAGACATCACAAATCATGATGATGGTTCAATTACTTTATTAGTTGATGATACATCACTTGAAGTCCTAGAAAGTATTTTAAGAAAGGTTACTATTAGTAGACAAGCATTTATATTTGAGACAAGTGATGGTTGGGTCAAACTTTTTATAAGAGAAATCATATATATAGAATCCTTTGGTGTAGAAATTATAGTTCATACGACTAAAAGAGGAAAAATCTATATTAATCAACCGTTATATCAATTAGAAGGACTGCTTCAGTCTTATCAAATTATTAGAATCGCAAAATCTTTTTTAGTAAACTTGGAAAAAATACTTTATATACGACCAAAGCTAAATGCTAAACTCGAATTAGAATTGGTTAATGGACTAAAAATTGATGTTAGTCGTAGTTATGTCAAACCCTTTAAAGATGCCTTAGGCATAGGAGGTTAA